The following proteins are encoded in a genomic region of Palaemon carinicauda isolate YSFRI2023 chromosome 19, ASM3689809v2, whole genome shotgun sequence:
- the LOC137659074 gene encoding protein FAM200B-like, with amino-acid sequence MPLCVICGDKLANEAMVHSKLKRHLTLKHNHLANKPRSYFEGLLSEQKQSAMFSKKVKVADKAQEASYLGTELVVKSMKPHTIAETLILPACSAIVKTMFGSEAEKKVRKIPVSDSTISRRIHDMSADIEETVCTSVTESEMFALQVDESTDIGGMAQKYGIRSVHS; translated from the coding sequence ATGCCTTTATGTGTTATTTGTGGTGATAAATTAGCTAATGAAGCAATGGTACACAGTAAATTAAAGAGGCATTTAACTCTGAAACATAATCATCTTGCTAACAAGCCTCGGTCCTACTTTGAAGGACTTTTAAGTGAGCAAAAACAAAGTGCGATGTTTTCTAAGAAAGTCAAAGTTGCTGATAAAGCACAAGAGGCCAGTTACTTAGGTACAGAGTTAGTTGTTAAAAGCATGAAACCTCATACAATAGCAGAGACTCTGATTCTACCTGCATGTAgtgccatagtaaaaacaatgtttGGAAGTGAAGCAGAAAAAAAAGTGAGGAAAATTCCCGTTTCGGATAGTACCATTAGCAGACGGATTCATGATATGTCAGCAGACATAGAGGAAACTGTATGTACATCTGTGACAGAAAGTGAAATGTTTGCACTTCAGGTAGATGAGTCCACAGACATTGGAGGTATGGCTCAAAAATATGGTATTCGTTCGGTACATTCATGA